A genomic region of Coregonus clupeaformis isolate EN_2021a unplaced genomic scaffold, ASM2061545v1 scaf1019, whole genome shotgun sequence contains the following coding sequences:
- the LOC123486129 gene encoding uncharacterized protein LOC123486129 has product MDMLLRWYLLLICLSASTTAAETILWVNTGAQFTMNCSTTLKDQDGMYLYVGLDRDREVLYYHQRDSKMTTRKGYWDRVKTEGPMDQLTITIINLTIEDTGVYWCVYKKVNKSTFENVINQGRGSTLVVVNDNALQLPCPTATAVTLTPFHPADEKPCLSGWVNIIIITSILTILLCAVIFLIWVAPQVKRCCNQGGYTPQVFPDSIYVDMRKNRFPPPATQQVESDPYSVSTKGGRRTTE; this is encoded by the exons ATGGATATGTTACTGCGCTGGTATCTACTGTTGATCTGTCTCAGTGCATCAACCACAGCAGCAG AAACTATCCTCTGGGTGAATACAGGGGCGCAGTTTACCATGAATTGCTCCACCACTCTAAAAGACCAGGATGGAATGTACCTGTATGTTGGgctggacagggacagggaggtgTTGTATTACCACCAACGTGACTCCAAGATGACCACCAGGAAAGGCTACTGGGACAGAGTGAAGACTGAGGGACCTATGGACCAACTGACCATCACCATCATTAACCTGACCATAGAGGACACAGGAGTCTACTGGTGTGTTTACAAAAAAGTCAACAAATCCACGTTTGAAAATGTTATCAACCAAGGCAGAGGCTCTACTCTGGTTGTGGTGAATG ACAATGCCCTACAGCTGCCATGCCCTACAGCTACTGCGGTAACGCTGACCCCCTTTCACCCAGCCGACGAGAAGCCGTGCTTATCTGGCTGGGTAAACATCATTATCATCACCAGCATCTTGAccatcctgctgtgtgctgtcatCTTCCTCATCTGGGTCGCTCCACAG GTGAAGAGGTGCTGTAACCAGGGAGGATACACACCCCAGGTCTTTCCTGACTCGATCTATGTAGACATGCGCAAGAATCGCTTTCCTCCACCAGCCACACAGCAGGTAGAATCAGACCCCTATTCTGTGTCTACCAAAGGAGGACGTAGGACTACTGAGTAG